CCCCTTTTGCTTTAATAAACCTTATATATGTTAAGAACAACAAAATGTTCTAGGCCTCCTGAGTTCTGCAATACCCACGTTCCATACACAGGGATAGAACCACAGAATCATGAAAACCtgtcactggggccagtgctgtggcacagtaggttgatccacacctttggcaccagcatctcataaggatactagttctagtcctggctgctcctctccaatctagctctctgctatgcctgcgAAGACaccagaacatggcccaagtgcttagaaccctgcaaccacatgggacacccagaagtgctcctggatcctgactcctggcttccgatcagcgcagctctggccattgtggccttttcgggagtgaaccagcagatggaagacctctctatctctccctctcactgtctgtaactctacctcccaaaaataaataaataacatcttaaaaacaaattatcaCCATGTGTGCCCAACAGCCTTGTCCTCAGACAttgcagaataaaataaaaatgacctaaaaTTAGCTAAATATGACACACATTTCCTCAGTGACAGAATTATGACAATAGCCGAAAGTATCGATCACTTTCCTTCTGCCTGTAGAATTCCTGCCAACATGTACCAAGAGGCACATacacaaaacaaaggaaagacaGTGTCACGGTCTCACAGAACATACTGAACATCAAATGATGACCAAAGTTCAGTTGTAATCTGGATGCTGAGTGTTTGGACCCTGTGTCTGAAAAACTTTGCCCAGGTCACAAGTTGTACCTTTTAAACCTTAAACACTGACATCCTCCACCCAACCCCATCCTGCTGGGCTCTGATCCAAAAGAGAAGTAAGGGATATGGATGACGGGATGTGAGCAGAGTTAGCCTGTTACGTCGGGAGGGGAGGTGCACCCAGTGTGGAGCTCAAAGATGCCCTTGTTCTGCTCCTCTGTATAAAGGGAGCTGccccaagtctcccagcacacaCTTGGGAGCCGCTCCAGAGACTCCTCCAAGATGCTGCTGACCCTGCTCGCagtggccctgctggccctgagCTCAATTCAGAGCATAAGTGCAGGTATGGAAAAACAGAGGGGAAGGGGTGCTGTGACTCTGCTTGGTGCTTAGGGGAACAGTGCAGacggaaaggaagagaaaggggtgTGTGATGAAAAGAAGAATAGGTTTTCACACTTGTCACTTTGATATAAGTGCTCTTGCATCCTCATTGCATGATAAAGACCTATACTTTACGTAGAGTAAAATCGGAACACACTAAAGAATTCAACCCCAAAACTGAAAAAGTAAGTTTTTCATCTGTTAAAAGATCTCCCTGACTGTGCTGTGAAGGATAAGCAAGAGGATAGCAAGACTGGTACAGCACAAGCACTTACACTCTTGAAGATATTCTAGCAATCAACAGACAGTAAATGACAGTACACTTGCAGTAGAGTGGATCTGTCCTATTAATGAACTACGCACACAACAGAGCTATTTCATTAAGAAAGAACCAGATTCTACATGTGGCTCTCTACACATACTAAACACAAGGATCAGTACTCAGTCTTCTGATATTTTTTCAACCAACTGAATATTTCATCACACTCTGAATGCCATCTCAATGACAGTAGTCAAATGCTATCCCTGATTATCCCTGGTGACAAACATTGTTAAAGAAAGTACTgagtggccagcgctgcagctcactaggctaatgctccgcctgcggcgccagcaccctgggttctagtcctggttggggcgccagattctgtcccagttgctcctcttctaatctagctctctgttgtggcccgggaaggcagtggaggatggcccaagtgcttgggcccggcacccacatgggagaccaggaggaagcacctggctcctgactttggattagcgcagcatgctggccgtagtggccttttgggcggtgaaccaatggaaagaagacctttcgctccgtctctctctctctcactgtctaactctgcctctccaaaaaaaaaaaaaaaatgaaagaaagaaagaaagaacgaatgAACGAACTCAGTGAGGACATTAGTTGAATATCCCAGAATATATTGCCTAAAATAGCAGTGAGGATGAGAGATAACAGGGAAGACAAAACAGAGCTTTTGCATCAGCAGGTCCTAGTTAATCCTCACCCAAGAAACAGCCCTGCCACTACCTGCCCCTTTGCAACAGCAGAACAGAGAGTGGGTAGAGATGAATCCTAAGGGATGTTCAAGCTTTGGTAAGAGGGACCGGCTCATATAGCACAATGGCCAGCCATCAGAGATCTAGACTTAACCAGACTTTCTTGTGTGTTTCTCCAACTACATGACAGTTATGAAGATTATCTCAGCATAAATTCAGGTAAAGCACACAATCAATTCCTATTGAATattcaaataacatttttcacCAGTAATATTTATTTGCCACTGACTTCATAACATCAATTTTTATATGACTTAATGGATTTACAAGGCCTAAATTTATATGCAAGCCATCCACAAACTTGATTCAGGACAATGAACAAGGCCACCAAGTAGAATACCAGTGATTTCAGACTCTGTTACAGCAGCTCTTAACCagttcagccaggcccagcataCCTCCTGACAGCTAACAGACTACTGAGTCCTGTACAATCGCTCTTCCTCCATTTCTCTGAGTCCCAGTTAGTTTCCCTTCCTCCAGTGTTTCCCTCGAAGGCACCTGGCTTCcaggagaaacacaaagaaagcagTGACTCAGTCCCATTTCCCCTGGTTGTGCAGTCCGTGGGGTCCCCCAGCTGAAGCAACTTTAAAAAGCAATTCAGTGAATCCTGTCTGCACATCACGccgtctttctcttctctctcttcctatttctCCACATGTGTCTGAGACCTGAGAAACAAACCCTATTTTCAACACAGGACTCAAGAACTCAAACTAGGAGGAAAATCTCTCAAGTTGTACAAATAGCTCATAGTAAAAACTGCAATATAAATGATGTTTGCTACCAGCTATACATGGAGTTACTCTCGATGATTCTAAGGTATCCCAGTGCTCCCCGGTGGCCCTAATGTTAAACAACATACTTTTGtgagaagcaaagaaatgagCCTTCCATGACCTCAGTGTGTTCCTAAGAGGAGTGGTTCACAAGGAAGCAGTGTGGATgagggaatgtggcagggggataCAAGTTTGCAGAGTAAGTGACATGTGAACAGCTCAGGGGGTGACAATGAACGGCAATCTTCAGTCACTAAACTCTTCTATTCCTGTATGACCCATGCAGAGTATGAGAACCTAGACGAGAGCCTAGCTGCAACACAGAACGATGATGACAGCCAAGAAGATCGTCCACAGCACAGACCACCACATCCAGGAGGCCACCACAACCAAACTCGCCCACCTCCTCATGGAAACCACCAGCGACCACCACCTCCACAGAAGGGCACTAAACCCCCTCCTCCAGAAAAGGACGAAGGTCAGACTTAGGACAGATCTTCAGGAGGGGAATAGCCCAGGACCTCTGGGGAGCAATAAGAACAACCTGAACTAGGAGGCCAACAGCATGTACCCCAAAAAGGAGGCCAGTCAGGTTCACCCTAAAAAGGAGGCAGAAAGGAAGAGGATCCAACAAGGGGGGCCCACAAGGAGCAAACCAACTGGGAGGACACAAAAAGCTGCACAAGGAGATGGTGGGCCCCACAGGCCACCAAGTAGAATACCAGTGACTTCAGACTCAGGTACAGCAGCTCTAAACCAGTTCAGCCAGGCCTAGCATACCTGCTGACAGCTAACAGACTACTGAGTCCTGTACAATCGCTCTTCCTCCATTTCTCTGAGTCCCAGTTAGTTTCCCTTCCTCCAGTGTTTCCCTCGAAGGCACCTGGCTTCcaggagaaacacaaagaaagcaaTGACTCAGTCCCATTTCCCCTGGTTGTGCAGTCCGTGGGGTCCCCCAGCTGAAGCAACTTTAAAAAGCAATTCAGTGAATCCTGTCTGGCACATCACgctgtctttctcttctctctcttcctatttctCAACATGTGTCTGAGACCTGAGAAACAAACCCTATTTTCAACACAGGACTCAAGAACTCAAACTAGGAGGAAAATCTCTCAAGTTGTACAAATAGCTCATAGTAAAAACTGCAATATAAATGATGTTTGCTACCAGCTATACATGGAGTTACTCTCGATGATTCTAAGGTATCCCAGTGCTCCCCGGTGGCCCTAATGTTAAACAACATACTTTTGtgagaagcaaagaaatgagCCTTCCATGACCTCAGTGTGTTCCTAAGAGGAGTGGTTCACAAGGAAGCAATGTGGATGAGGGAATGTGGCGGGGGATACAAGTTTGCAGAGTAAGTGACATGTGAACAGCTCAGGGGGTGACAATGAACGGCAATCTTCAGTCACTAAACTCTTCTATTCCTGTATGACCCATGCAGAGTATGAGAACCTAGACGAGAGCCTAGCTGCAACACAGAACGATGATGACAGCCAAGAAGATCGTCCACAGCACAGACCACCACATCCAGGAGGCCACCACAACCAAACTCGCCCACCTCCTCATGGAAACCACCAGCGACCACCACCTCCACAGAAGGGCACTAAACCCCCTCCTCCAGAAAAGGACGAAGGTCAGACTTAGGACAGATCTTCAGGAGGGGAATAGCCCAGGACCTCTGGGGAGCAATAAGAACAACCTGAACTAGGAGGCCAACAGCATGTACCCCAAAAAGGAGGCCAGTCAGGTTCACCCTAAAAAGGAGGCAGAAAGGAAGAGGATCCAACAAGGGGGGCCCACAAGGAGCAAACCAACTGGGAGGACACAAAAAGCTGCACAAGGAGATGGTGGGCCCCACAGGCCACCAAGTAGAATACCAGTGACTTCAGACTCAGGTACAGCAGCTCTAAACCAGTTCAGCCAGGCCTAGCATACCTGCTGACAGCTAACAGACTACTCAGTCCTGTACAAtctctcttcctccatttctCTGAGTCCCAGTTAGTTTCCCTTCCTCCAGTGTTTCCCTCGAAGGCACCTGGCTTCcaggagaaacacaaagaaagcagTGACTCAGTCCCATTTCCCCTGGTTGTGCAGTCCGTGGGGTCCCCCAGCTGAAGCAACTTTAAAAAGCAATTCAGTGAATCCTGTCTGCACATCACGccgtctttctcttctctctcttcctatttctCCACATGTGTCTGAGACCTGAGAAACAAACCCTATTTTCAACACAGGACTCAAGAACTCAAACTAGGAGGAAAATCTCTCAAGTTGTACAAATAGCTCATAGTAAAAACTGCAATATAAATGATGTTTGCTACCAGCTATACATGGAGTTACTCTCGATGATTCTAAGGTATCCCAGTGCTCCCCGGTGGCCCTAATGTTAAACAACATACTTTTGtgagaagcaaagaaatgagCCTTCCATGACCTCAGTGTGTTCCTAAGAGGAGTGGTTCACAAGGAAGCAGTGTGGATgagggaatgtggcagggggataCAAGTTTGCAGAGTAAGTGACATGTGAACAGCTCAGGGGGTGACAATGAACGGCAATCTTCAGTCACTAAACTCTTCTATTCCTGTATGACCCATGCAGAGTATGAGAACCTAGACGAGAGCCTAGCTGCAACACAGAACGATGATGACAGCCAAGAAGATCGTCCACAGCACAGACCACCACATCCAGGAGGCCACCACAACCAAACTCGCCCACCTCCTCATGGAAACCACCAGCGACCACCACCTCCACAGAAGGGCACTAAACCCCCTCCTCCAGAAAAGGACGAAGGTCAGACTTAGGACAGATCTTCAGGAGGGGAATAGCCCAGGACCTCTGGGGAGCAATAAGAACAACCTGAACTAGGAGGCCAACAGCATGTACCCCAAAAAGGAGGCCAGTCAGGTTCACCCTAAAAAGGAGGCAGAAAGGAAGAGGATCCAACAAGGGGGGCCCACAAGGAGCAAACCAACTGGGAGGACACAAAAAGCTGCACAAGGAGATGGTGGGCCCCACAGGCCACCAAGTAGAATACCAGTGACTTCAGACTCAGGTACAGCAGCTCTAAACCAGTTCAGCCAGGCCTAGCATACCTGCTGACAGCTAACAGACTACTGAGTCCTGTACAATCGCTCTTCCTCCATTTCTCTGAGTCCCAGTTAGTTTCCCTTCCTCCAGTGTTTCCCTCGAAGGCACCTGGCTTCcaggagaaacacaaagaaagcagTGACTCAGTCCCATTTCCCCTGGTTGTGCAGTCCGTGGGGTCCCCCAGCTGAAGCAACTTTAAAAAGCAATTCAGTGAATCCTGTCTGGCACATCACgctgtctttctcttctctctcttcctatttctCAACATGTGTCTGAGACCTGAGAAACAAACCCTATTTTCAACACAGGACTCAAGAACTCAAACTAGGAGGAAAATCTCTCAAGTTGTACAAATAGCTCATAGTAAAAACTGCAATATAAATGATGTTTGCTACCAGCTATACATGGAGTTACTCTCGATGATTCTAAGGTATCCCAGTGCTCCCCGGTGGCCCTAATGTTAAACAACATACTTTTGtgagaagcaaagaaatgagCCTTCCATGACCTCAGTGTGTTCCTAAGAGGAGTGGTTCACAAGGAAGCAATGTGGATGAGGGAATGTGGCGGGGGATACAAGTTTGCAGAGTAAGTGACATGTGAACAGCTCAGGGGGTGACAATGAACGGCAATCTTCAGTCACTAAACTCTTCTATTCCTGTATGACCCATGCAGAGTATGAGAACCTAGACGAGAGCCTAGCTGCAACACAGAACGATGATGACAGCCAAGAAGATCGTCCACAGCACAGACCACCACGTCCAGGAGGCCACCACAACCAAACTCGCCCACCTCATCATGGAAACCACCACCGACCACCACCTCCACAGAAGGGCACACGACCTCCACCGAAGGGCACTAAACCCCCTCCTCCAGAAAAGGAAGAAGGTTAGCCATAATGACCTTCGGGAAAGGCTGTCCAGATACCTCTAGAAAGCAAAAAAACAACTGAACATGGGGGCCAACTCCAATAAAGAATCAAAAGGGGTCACcctaaaaagaagcaaaaagggaGTATCCAAAAAATGCCCACAGGGAGCAACCCACCGTGGTAGGGGTGGGCACAGGGAGCAGCCCAACAGTGAGCACCCCAACAAGGAGGCCAAAGAGGAACACAATCACCTTTTCAAGGAACTAGAGCAAAGCCTTCCCCTAGATAAGCACCCCAATCATTATATAAGTCAATGACACGTAAGAGTCAAGTTCATTCTCCATCAAACCCTaatgttttttccttctctaactAAAGTATGCCATGAATCTACCTGAAGTGTATTGAAATGATTTAATCCTGGGCTCTACTTTTAAGATTTCTACTCAGATATTCTAAAATAGCATGGCAAGATGCTGTTATTTAATAAGATCTCCAGGGATTCTGAATTTGAGAATGGTTGccacaaaattttcttttataacaaTGAATATTTTTCTGAGATTATGTTGCTAATGTGGACATACAGTAGAATTCTTCCTTTGGTCTTCTGCCTCCTGGGCTCAGACTCAATGACTTCCCTTCAAAGGTCTACTAGAGCACACTATGTTCTTGCCTGTTCCATATGAGAACTATCAGGTCCATTATTGCAGATAAATAACATCTTCTCTGAATGCCATTAAAAGTTATCTAGATTTTTATTCTACTACTAAGTTAATCTCTATTCTAGGTTTAAAAATTCAGCATAAAGGCATGATCTTAAGTCATTTATCTTAAAAGCATATATCATTCTACTTACACATATCACAAGCCAAAGAAcacaaaaaataacatttttaaatatccttatggatatatatatttccatataaaCAAAAAGCGATCGTTCTTCACAAGCAGTATTATACCAAATATACCAAGTTGTGCTTTTCTCATGtccaataatatatttattatacaatGTAAATATCTGTTCACAGATGTATGTAGATGTATATAGATATGGGCAGTTTTCTGATGTGATTGTTCTGTTGGGCCTTTTTTTTCACATAGCATATTTTCCCATTGTATGCTATACCAGAATTTCCTTAAGGAACATCATGTCAGTGTACTGCACTGGTTTTCTCCCTTTCAGATGATATAATATGTTGCACTGACCATGTTTGTAAAATTTCCTAAACTTTTCAACACCAATCAAAtgataacagtaaaaaaaatctctttcttcaTCTTGTAAAGGATAATTTAGAACACCTGAGCTGTTAGGTGCACAGAAAGAGTAAATGCAGACTACTGTCAACAGAATGGACCTaagtttgaaagggagagaaggcaggCCCTCACCTACCTCGTTTCAGTAAAGCTAATTAGGGATCCTCATCTTCTTCCCCTCTCAAGTCCCCTCAACaaactttcttctttgtttctttgtttcagaaAGTGAATAAGAAGATAATGTCCTTTAAGATCCATGACTTTGGAACCATGATGTGACAACCCTATGTTCCAAGTACCAATAAAATAATCAGCATGCAATTTCTCATGGCCCTCGTCTCTGATTTTGGTTATATGTGAATCTCTCACTTACAGGACATGAACACAATGGGAGAGCATTCAGGACCCCTTCCCATTGATGTTTCCAGCAAAGTTAGTTTCTCCTTTATGGAATCAAATCAactctcaaatgaaataattctCTTGTTTCTCCCCTTCCCTGGATTCTACACCATCACAAACGAAAATTCTCATCATTTTCACATTTCAGTAATTTTAGGGAAACAGGGAGAATATAATGGAATGGAGGAAGATGCTGAACTAAAGAAATCCCTATCGTTCCCAAAATAATAGATCCTGGGTCCTGCAGCAATTAATTTGGATCTGGGCCTCATCTTCCTAGAACACACCCTGCCCCATTGCTTCCTAAATATTATTCTATTCTCTCTATATGCATCCCCACCATTCTTAAACAAATTGTGGGTGCAGTGGCTAGGTTTTATGAAGGAGGCAGAATTAAAGATCTAAAACTATGAcccgacatcatcaaattattagggaacattggagaaaccatgcaagatataggcacaaagacttcttggaaaagaccccagaggcacaggcagtcaaagccaaaattaactattgggattacatcaaattgagaagtttctgtacaacaaaggaaacagtcaggaaagtgaagaggcaacagatagaatgggaaaaatattggcaaattatTCAACTGAgcaaggattaataaccagaatctaaaagaGACCAAGACtctgcaacaacaaaacaaacaacccacttaagagatgggccaaggacctcagtagacatttttcaaaagaggaaatccaaatggccaacaggcacatgaaaaaatgctcaggatcactagccatcagggaaatgcaaatcaaaaccacaatgaagtttcacctcaccccggttagaatggctcacatacagaaatctaccaacaacagatgctggcgaggatgtggggaaaaagggacactaactcactgttggtgggaatgcaaactggtaaagccactatggaagacagtttggagattctcagaaacctgaatatagccctactaca
The DNA window shown above is from Oryctolagus cuniculus chromosome 9, mOryCun1.1, whole genome shotgun sequence and carries:
- the LOC138843656 gene encoding acidic proline-rich protein HP43A-like, whose translation is MLLTLLAVALLALSSIQSISAEYENLDESLAATQNDDDSQEDRPQHRPPHPGGHHNQTRPPPHGNHQRPPPPQKGTKPPPPEKDEEYENLDESLAATQNDDDSQEDRPQHRPPHPGGHHNQTRPPPHGNHQRPPPPQKGTKPPPPEKDEEYENLDESLAATQNDDDSQEDRPQHRPPHPGGHHNQTRPPPHGNHQRPPPPQKGTKPPPPEKDEEYENLDESLAATQNDDDSQEDRPQHRPPRPGGHHNQTRPPHHGNHHRPPPPQKGTRPPPKGTKPPPPEKEEELQWAESSHLVSLYSGIKEGGLCFRPLKEELLVAGPGWFGATPHTSRRGRSEWAAADQ